In Erigeron canadensis isolate Cc75 chromosome 6, C_canadensis_v1, whole genome shotgun sequence, the following are encoded in one genomic region:
- the LOC122605427 gene encoding uncharacterized protein At3g49140-like: MLVIEPATAFYIQTGRHSRLLSHSRSIIIPCNNKITSRKNLFKNRIRASAANEEEQSVVGPVKQAKKPQRYHPSEDISDSEDSDENGDAILGPAETSRTVIEVNSKAMLMFSGMVGDGVHENIFWPDLPYVTDEHGNVYFQVKNDEDILQTLTSEDILVQVIIGLDTTEMLSEMELIGQAESDYDMEEIEDNDSGTDDDDTDDDGDDDDDDGENGGYENEWVSLLEDEDDDEDPGDWAKLETMRSSHPMHFAKQLAQFVLDDPVDYMDQPPAGLAIQGVLRPSFVEESSVMNKYMLDDKSNDEETNQISEGQEEEELGVINGHRHEDGQDIEEGLQKDQNLGNGTSYYKLEIVKIHLISAHGNQTLVEVEDFRRAQPDAIAHSAAKIISRLKSGGEKTTQALKSLCWRCKGLQVEEVAVIGVDTLGFDVRVCSGRQIQTLRFAFKKRASSEYSAERQLNNLLFPRISKQQKQKEARQTEL, from the exons ATGCTGGTAATTGAACCGGCAACCGCCTTCTATATCCAGACCGGCCGTCATTCCCGCCTTCTCTCACACTCTCGCAGCATCATCATTCCTTG cAATAATAAGATTACGTCAAGGAAGAATTTGTTCAAGAATAGAATTAGGGCTTCAGCAGCTAATGAGGAGGAGCAATCGGTCGTTGGTCCAGTGAAACAAGCGAAGAAGCCACAGCGGTATCATCCGTCTGAAGATATTTCGGATTCCGAAGATTCGGATGAGAATGGAGATGCTATTCTTGGACCTGCTGAAACTAGCAGGACTGTTATTGAG GTTAACAGCAAAGCAATGCTTATGTTCTCAGGGATGGTAGGTGATGGTGTCCATGAAAATATATTCTGGCCAGATTTGCCATATGTAACGGATGAACATGGAA ATGTATATTTTCAAGTGAAAAATGATGAAGATATTCTCCAAACTCTTACCTCTGAGGATATCCTTGTG CAAGTCATAATAGGCTTAGATACAACTGAAATGCTCAGTGAGATGGAGTTAATAGGCCAAGCAGAATCTGATTACGATATGGAGGAAATCGAAGATAATGATAGTGGGACGGATGATGATGACACTGATGACGATGgcgacgacgatgatgatgacggCGAGAATGGTGGCTATGAAAAT GAATGGGTTTCACTCCTAGAAGATGAGGACGATGATGAGGATCCTGGCGATTGGGCAAAGTTAGAGACCATGCGTTCATCTCATCCAATGCATTTTGCTAAACAGTTGGCACAA TTTGTATTAGATGATCCAGTAGACTACATGGATCAGCCTCCTGCTGGTCTTGCTATTCAAGGCGTCCTTAGACCTTCATTTGTTGAAGAAAGTTCGGTGATGAACAAATATATGCTTGACGATAAGTCTAATGATGAAGAGACAAATCAAATTTCTGAAGgccaagaagaagaagagttgGGCGTTATCAATGGCCATAGGCATGAAGATGGTCAAGATATCGAAGAGGGTTTGCAGAAAGATCAAAATTTAGGAAATGGAACTTCATACTATAAGTTGGAGATTGTTAAAATTCATCTGATCTCAGCACATGGAAATCAG ACTTTAGTCGAAGTCGAAGATTTTAGGAGGGCTCAACCTGATGCAATAGCACATTCGGCTGCCAAAATAATATCCCGTCTAAAATCTGGTGGAGAAAAGACTACCCAAGCCCTTAAATCATTATGTTGGAGATGTAAGGGTCTTCAAGTGGAG GAGGTAGCTGTTATTGGAGTGGACACCCTGGGATTCGACGTAAGAGTGTGTTCTGGAAGACAAATTCAGACATTACGATTTGCATTTAAGAAACGG GCCTCTTCGGAGTATAGTGCTGAGAGACAGTTGAATAACTTGCTATTTCCAAGAATCTCCAAGCAACAGAAGCAGAAAGAAGCCCGGCAAACAGAACTCTAA